Proteins from one Leptotrichia sp. OH3620_COT-345 genomic window:
- the rpsL gene encoding 30S ribosomal protein S12, giving the protein MPTINQLVRFGRSTSEKKKKSPALKGNPQKRGVCVRVYTTTPKKPNSALRKVARVKLVNGIEVTAYIPGIGHNLQEHSIVLIRGGRTKDLPGVRYKIIRGALDTAGVVNRKQARSRYGTKKPAAASSN; this is encoded by the coding sequence ATGCCTACTATTAATCAATTAGTAAGATTTGGTAGAAGTACATCTGAAAAAAAGAAAAAATCACCTGCATTAAAAGGAAATCCACAAAAAAGAGGTGTGTGTGTCAGAGTATATACAACTACACCTAAAAAACCGAATTCAGCCTTAAGAAAGGTAGCAAGGGTTAAACTTGTAAACGGAATTGAAGTTACAGCATACATCCCGGGAATCGGACATAATCTTCAGGAACATAGTATTGTCCTTATAAGAGGAGGAAGAACAAAGGATTTGCCGGGGGTTAGATATAAAATAATCAGAGGTGCTTTAGATACTGCGGGAGTAGTAAATAGAAAACAGGCAAGATCCAGATACGGAACTAAGAAACCTGCTGCGGCAAGTTCAAACTAA
- the rpsG gene encoding 30S ribosomal protein S7 — MSRRRRAEKRDVLPDSQFNDKVVTKFINGLMKDGKKSLAEKIFYTALKEITEETQEEGIEIFRRAMENVRPQLEVRSRRIGGATYQVPVEVRKERQQALAIRWLVRYTRERKEYGMVNKLKKELIAAANNEGGSVKKKDDTYKMAEANRAFAHYKW, encoded by the coding sequence GTGTCAAGAAGAAGAAGAGCAGAAAAAAGAGACGTTTTACCTGATTCTCAATTTAATGATAAAGTAGTAACAAAATTTATAAACGGATTAATGAAAGACGGGAAAAAATCATTAGCTGAAAAAATATTTTATACAGCATTGAAAGAAATAACTGAAGAAACTCAAGAAGAAGGAATTGAAATCTTTAGAAGAGCTATGGAAAATGTAAGACCACAGCTGGAAGTAAGATCGAGAAGAATCGGAGGGGCGACTTATCAAGTTCCTGTTGAAGTGAGAAAAGAAAGACAACAGGCATTGGCAATAAGATGGCTTGTAAGATATACAAGAGAAAGAAAAGAATACGGAATGGTAAACAAATTGAAAAAAGAACTGATTGCTGCAGCAAATAATGAAGGCGGCTCAGTTAAGAAGAAAGACGACACATATAAAATGGCGGAAGCTAACAGAGCGTTTGCACATTATAAGTGGTAA